The Candidatus Koribacter versatilis Ellin345 genome has a segment encoding these proteins:
- the hemA gene encoding glutamyl-tRNA reductase, which yields MNFFVIGVNHKTAPVEVRERFAIPESRLPEATKLLASYPGIEEGMIVSTCNRVEMVARSVNGNADMRGFLKQLYNIDPAQYEQYLYEYRSTEAVRHMFRVASSLDSMVVGEPQILGQVKEAYATARAVGAVSSQLDALLTRAFAVAKRVRTDTSIASSSVSIASVAVELAKKIFGSLQGRSVYIVGAGKMCELAARHFVAHGVEKIYVANRTYERGVAFAKKFNGEAVPIEHLYETVDKADIVLSSTGAPIAIFRKEHGEKFLSRRKNRPMFFLDIAVPRDVDAKMNELDGIFVYDIDDLQQVVHSHISDRKDEAAHAEAIVNAEVEKFEERLRTLDVVPTIVSLQEHLETVRQAEIDRLRGRLGELSPEQEMAVDALTKGIINKIMHTPITTLKTAAKEPESTTVIELVKRIFNLHEKAKDETVKTGPPQSGPGK from the coding sequence ATGAATTTCTTCGTCATTGGCGTGAACCACAAAACCGCACCGGTCGAAGTCCGTGAACGGTTTGCTATCCCCGAGAGCCGGCTGCCGGAAGCGACCAAGCTGCTGGCGAGTTATCCGGGGATCGAAGAGGGAATGATCGTCTCCACCTGCAATCGCGTGGAGATGGTGGCACGATCGGTCAACGGCAACGCCGACATGCGCGGATTCCTGAAGCAGCTCTACAACATCGATCCCGCCCAATACGAACAATATCTGTATGAATATCGCTCCACGGAAGCCGTGCGACACATGTTCCGCGTGGCATCGAGTCTGGACTCGATGGTCGTCGGCGAGCCGCAAATTCTCGGGCAGGTGAAAGAGGCATACGCCACAGCAAGAGCCGTGGGAGCCGTGAGCTCGCAATTGGACGCGCTGCTAACCAGGGCATTTGCGGTCGCAAAGCGCGTCCGGACAGACACTTCGATTGCGAGTTCGTCGGTTTCAATCGCCTCGGTCGCGGTGGAGCTCGCAAAGAAGATCTTCGGCTCGTTGCAAGGGCGGTCGGTGTATATCGTCGGCGCCGGCAAGATGTGCGAATTGGCAGCACGACACTTCGTCGCCCACGGCGTGGAGAAGATCTACGTCGCCAACCGCACCTACGAGCGCGGCGTGGCGTTCGCGAAGAAGTTCAATGGCGAGGCCGTTCCTATTGAGCACCTGTACGAGACGGTGGATAAAGCCGACATCGTGCTGAGTTCGACAGGCGCTCCGATTGCGATTTTCCGGAAAGAACACGGCGAGAAGTTCCTGAGCCGCCGCAAGAACCGTCCGATGTTCTTCCTCGACATCGCCGTGCCACGCGATGTGGACGCGAAGATGAACGAGCTCGACGGCATCTTCGTTTACGACATCGATGATCTGCAGCAGGTGGTCCACTCGCACATCTCTGATCGCAAAGACGAAGCGGCGCACGCGGAAGCAATCGTTAACGCCGAAGTAGAGAAGTTCGAGGAACGCCTCCGCACGCTCGATGTTGTCCCGACGATCGTCTCCTTGCAGGAACACTTGGAAACGGTACGGCAAGCTGAAATCGATCGCCTGCGCGGCCGCTTAGGCGAACTTTCTCCTGAGCAGGAAATGGCGGTAGATGCACTGACCAAAGGCATCATCAACAAGATCATGCACACGCCGATCACCACGTTGAAAACGGCAGCGAAAGAGCCGGAGTCCACCACCGTGATCGAGTTGGTAAAAAGAATCTTCAACCTTCACGAAAAGGCGAAGGACGAGACAGTTAAGACAGGGCCGCCGCAGAGCGGTCCAGGAAAGTAG
- a CDS encoding cytochrome C assembly family protein: protein MPLLWLRLAVVFYGLGLVYSLLLLSRRGEALTRFVGPAVGMGMIFQLVSLVEFAVLEGKITASVHHSESLLAFVIMVVFMIFFVRYRTSSPGIFVFPLVFFLTFASATGPQGFPLSSPLLKNSWTIIHIVLIFTGYAGLFLSFGASLLYLIQEKSLKSKQPASFAGRLPALQTIDEIGYRALLLGFPFMTFGLVAGSVLAENKFGSLFFLDAKVLLSIIMWVVYMVLLYTRWNSGWRGRKAAYLAAFAFIAAVGAWAANYFSHLHRFSAS from the coding sequence ATGCCACTGCTTTGGCTCAGGCTAGCGGTCGTCTTCTACGGACTCGGACTTGTCTACTCGCTTCTTCTGCTGAGTAGGCGGGGCGAGGCTCTGACGCGATTCGTCGGTCCGGCCGTTGGAATGGGGATGATCTTCCAACTCGTCTCCCTGGTTGAGTTTGCGGTTCTGGAAGGCAAGATCACCGCCTCCGTCCATCACTCGGAATCGCTGCTGGCCTTTGTGATCATGGTTGTTTTCATGATCTTCTTCGTGCGCTACCGTACGAGTTCCCCCGGCATCTTCGTCTTCCCGCTGGTCTTCTTCCTGACGTTTGCATCCGCCACCGGTCCGCAAGGATTTCCGCTCTCTTCTCCCCTGCTGAAGAACAGCTGGACGATCATCCATATCGTTCTCATTTTCACGGGATATGCCGGTTTATTCCTGAGCTTCGGAGCCAGCTTGCTGTATCTGATCCAGGAGAAGAGCTTGAAGTCGAAGCAACCGGCGAGCTTCGCGGGACGGCTGCCGGCGCTCCAAACGATCGACGAGATCGGCTACCGGGCCTTGTTGCTTGGGTTCCCCTTTATGACCTTCGGTCTTGTCGCCGGCTCAGTATTGGCAGAAAACAAGTTCGGAAGCCTCTTCTTTCTCGACGCCAAGGTCCTGCTCTCAATCATCATGTGGGTCGTCTACATGGTGCTGTTGTACACGCGTTGGAACTCTGGTTGGCGCGGGCGTAAGGCCGCATATTTAGCGGCATTCGCGTTCATCGCTGCCGTCGGCGCATGGGCGGCGAACTACTTCAGTCACCTCCATAGGTTCAGTGCCTCATGA
- a CDS encoding M48 family metallopeptidase yields the protein MKLKRLLVTAAFALSSFGMAQSAPAHPDTQSQQPAATQGGETPDAQQAPADDSTAAPAAGTDSTATKDPLAKEATENLPKASGVKHDGSRDDVSAIGNRHIGQGTSPGDWYSLEKEIRMGKGYSEQIEAGMKLVQDPVVTEYVNRIGQNIVRNSDARVPFTIKVVDSDEINAFALPGGFFYVNSGLILAADEEAELAGVMAHEIAHVAARHATRQMTRGQIANLATIPLIFVGGGLGYALQSAVSLALPMTFLKFSRGFEAEADYLGLQYMYATGYDPQAFISFFEKVQAKEKKKPGTLAKAFSTHPQTPDRIEKSQEEIARILPARDQYIDDTSEFQTVKSRLAALENRHKVEDQKENRPTLRRTTADNTGSTDSKGTNDDDRPTLKKRDD from the coding sequence ATGAAGTTGAAACGCCTGCTAGTGACGGCTGCTTTCGCGCTTTCAAGTTTCGGCATGGCGCAGTCCGCGCCCGCGCATCCTGACACTCAATCCCAGCAACCCGCAGCCACACAAGGTGGTGAGACGCCAGACGCGCAGCAGGCACCCGCCGATGACAGCACAGCCGCGCCCGCCGCGGGCACCGACTCCACCGCGACCAAGGATCCTCTCGCCAAGGAGGCGACCGAAAATCTGCCGAAAGCGAGTGGCGTGAAACACGATGGCTCGCGCGATGACGTCTCGGCGATTGGCAATCGTCACATCGGTCAGGGAACAAGTCCGGGTGACTGGTACTCGCTGGAGAAAGAAATTCGGATGGGCAAAGGCTATTCCGAACAGATCGAAGCCGGCATGAAGCTGGTGCAGGACCCGGTTGTGACGGAATACGTCAACCGCATCGGCCAGAACATCGTTCGCAATTCCGACGCGCGCGTACCGTTCACGATCAAGGTCGTGGATTCGGACGAGATCAATGCCTTCGCGCTGCCGGGCGGCTTCTTCTACGTGAATTCAGGGCTGATCCTGGCGGCTGATGAAGAAGCGGAACTCGCCGGCGTGATGGCCCACGAGATCGCTCACGTTGCTGCGCGTCACGCGACACGGCAGATGACCCGGGGTCAGATCGCGAACTTGGCGACGATTCCTCTGATCTTTGTCGGTGGTGGTCTCGGCTATGCGCTGCAGTCCGCGGTCAGCCTCGCACTGCCAATGACCTTCCTCAAGTTCTCGCGCGGCTTTGAAGCCGAAGCCGATTACCTCGGCCTCCAGTACATGTACGCGACGGGCTACGATCCGCAGGCGTTCATTTCCTTCTTCGAAAAGGTGCAGGCGAAGGAAAAGAAGAAGCCGGGTACGTTGGCGAAGGCGTTCTCAACCCATCCGCAAACGCCGGACCGCATTGAGAAATCTCAAGAAGAGATTGCTCGCATCCTGCCCGCCCGCGACCAGTACATAGATGACACTTCGGAATTTCAGACAGTGAAATCCCGTCTTGCCGCCCTCGAGAATCGGCATAAGGTCGAGGACCAGAAGGAAAACCGTCCGACGCTGCGGCGCACCACGGCTGACAACACTGGCAGTACGGACAGCAAGGGCACGAACGACGATGATCGCCCGACGTTGAAAAAGCGCGACGACTAA
- a CDS encoding GAF domain-containing protein, with protein MATPATSLAELAGACTKEGLTPLNGEKLAHLMAKQFKLQEDEVAILRIEETKLIFVYPMKLHDVGYIPVNATSSVAGRTAASKKPEVINNFAQTRHVSVFESVDLTGAHAPLGGEKHEHPIIQKLMSAPVVKDNKVAGVVQVCRKGLTGPSAGVDFTPADLQKLVSACGDIAKCF; from the coding sequence ATGGCAACGCCTGCAACTTCACTTGCGGAACTCGCTGGAGCATGCACCAAAGAAGGACTCACACCCCTCAATGGCGAGAAGCTTGCCCATTTGATGGCGAAACAATTCAAGCTGCAGGAGGACGAAGTCGCCATCCTGCGCATTGAAGAGACGAAGTTGATCTTCGTCTATCCCATGAAGCTGCACGATGTGGGCTACATCCCGGTGAACGCCACCAGTTCTGTGGCCGGACGAACCGCCGCCAGCAAAAAGCCGGAAGTCATTAACAACTTCGCGCAGACCCGCCACGTCAGCGTCTTCGAGTCGGTTGACCTTACCGGTGCACATGCACCTCTCGGTGGCGAAAAACACGAGCACCCAATTATCCAGAAGCTGATGTCAGCGCCGGTCGTAAAGGACAACAAAGTCGCTGGAGTCGTGCAGGTCTGCCGCAAAGGACTGACAGGGCCTTCGGCTGGAGTTGATTTCACGCCGGCCGACCTGCAGAAACTCGTGTCGGCGTGCGGCGATATCGCGAAGTGCTTCTAG
- a CDS encoding succinate dehydrogenase: MEHFVSNAFATNGPHAYAEQVKFLTGLPFAEALEWVGIYIPLLYHAIYGFYIWFRGEGNVTEYPWSGNWMYTAQRWTGLIAFIYIGWHVYTMRVLGPHLFGYTNGVPGYTLAFGKVQNEVLVTWAFLFYVVGIVAASWHFAYGIWLFCAKWGITVGDNARRKFGYVCVLIALAFIFTGFATLYSFRSSKYAGENVKVHDVETQQSAPQSNY, from the coding sequence GTGGAGCACTTTGTTTCCAACGCTTTCGCCACCAACGGCCCGCACGCTTATGCCGAGCAGGTCAAGTTCCTCACCGGACTTCCCTTCGCCGAGGCCTTGGAGTGGGTCGGCATTTACATTCCGCTTCTTTATCACGCAATTTACGGTTTTTATATCTGGTTCCGCGGTGAAGGCAATGTCACCGAGTACCCGTGGTCGGGCAACTGGATGTACACCGCGCAGCGCTGGACGGGCCTTATCGCCTTCATCTATATCGGTTGGCACGTGTACACCATGCGTGTGCTCGGTCCACATCTGTTCGGTTACACCAACGGCGTTCCCGGTTACACCCTCGCGTTTGGCAAAGTCCAGAACGAAGTCCTCGTCACTTGGGCGTTTCTGTTCTACGTAGTCGGCATCGTGGCAGCGTCGTGGCACTTCGCTTATGGAATCTGGCTGTTCTGCGCAAAGTGGGGCATCACGGTCGGTGACAACGCTCGCCGGAAGTTTGGCTACGTGTGCGTTCTGATCGCTCTAGCGTTCATATTCACTGGTTTCGCGACGCTCTATTCCTTCCGCTCCTCAAAGTATGCAGGCGAAAACGTGAAGGTTCACGACGTGGAAACGCAGCAGTCGGCTCCCCAGAGCAATTATTGA
- the sdhA gene encoding succinate dehydrogenase flavoprotein subunit — protein MAANPKIIVVGGGLAGLSAVIKIAEMGGHVDLFSIVPVKRSHSVCAQGGINAAKNLKGEGDTTWKHFDDTIYGGDFLANQAPVKDMCDQAPGIIDLLDRMGVPFNRTPEGILDFRRFGGTLYNRTAFAGATTGQQLLYALDEQVRRHESEKKVTKYEGWEFLSAVIDNNRVCRGICAIDLRTMEVRTFPADAVIMATGGIGAIFGKSTNSVVCTGSSQSALYQQGAYYANGEMIQVHPTSIPGEDKLRLMSESARGEGGRVWVPKKQGDNRPAKSIPESERWYFLEEWYPKYGNLVPRDVATRAIHKVVYEHHLGIDGQPMVYLDLTHIDRETLNRKLEGILEIYEKFVGDDPREVPMKIFPGMHYTMGGLWVDFDQQTNIKGLYAAGECDYSIHGANRLGANSLMSCIFGGFRAGPNAVQYARNLTGADANGAFDAERKRQEDMNQRLISNQGNENPFQIWRELGELMSKNVTVTRYNKNLDETDAKIVDLLERYRNVNLSDKSKWANTSFIFTRQLYNMLQLARVITQGARMRDESRGSHYKPDFPERDDANWLKTTKAYFAPDADEPRFEFEPVDISLITPRPRRYDVAK, from the coding sequence ATGGCAGCAAATCCTAAGATTATTGTGGTCGGTGGCGGACTGGCAGGACTGTCAGCCGTCATCAAGATCGCCGAAATGGGCGGTCACGTAGATCTCTTCTCCATCGTCCCAGTCAAGCGTTCGCACTCGGTGTGCGCCCAGGGTGGTATCAATGCCGCCAAGAACCTCAAAGGCGAGGGCGACACTACATGGAAGCACTTCGACGACACCATCTACGGCGGCGACTTCCTCGCGAACCAGGCTCCGGTGAAGGACATGTGCGATCAGGCGCCAGGCATCATAGACCTGCTCGATCGCATGGGTGTTCCCTTCAACCGCACTCCGGAAGGCATACTCGATTTCCGGCGCTTCGGCGGCACGCTTTACAACCGGACAGCGTTCGCGGGCGCAACTACGGGGCAGCAACTTCTCTACGCGCTCGATGAGCAAGTTCGCCGACACGAATCGGAAAAGAAGGTCACCAAGTACGAGGGCTGGGAATTCCTCTCCGCCGTAATCGACAACAACCGCGTTTGTCGCGGAATTTGTGCCATCGACTTGCGAACGATGGAAGTGCGGACCTTCCCTGCCGATGCCGTCATCATGGCCACCGGTGGAATCGGCGCGATTTTCGGAAAGAGCACGAACTCGGTGGTTTGCACCGGATCTTCGCAATCCGCGTTGTACCAACAAGGCGCCTATTACGCCAACGGCGAGATGATCCAGGTCCATCCGACTTCGATTCCTGGCGAAGACAAACTTCGCTTGATGTCTGAGTCGGCGCGTGGCGAAGGTGGCCGGGTATGGGTGCCGAAGAAACAGGGTGATAACCGTCCGGCGAAATCCATCCCAGAGTCCGAACGCTGGTATTTCCTCGAAGAGTGGTACCCGAAGTACGGCAACCTGGTGCCGCGTGATGTCGCCACCCGCGCCATTCACAAGGTGGTGTATGAGCACCATCTCGGTATCGACGGCCAACCGATGGTCTATCTCGACCTGACGCACATCGATCGCGAGACGCTGAACCGCAAGCTCGAAGGCATCCTCGAGATTTACGAGAAGTTCGTTGGCGACGATCCGCGTGAAGTGCCGATGAAGATCTTCCCCGGCATGCACTACACCATGGGCGGCCTGTGGGTGGACTTCGACCAGCAGACGAACATTAAGGGCCTGTACGCGGCGGGAGAGTGCGACTACTCCATCCACGGAGCGAACCGGCTGGGGGCGAATTCGCTGATGTCCTGTATCTTCGGCGGCTTCCGGGCGGGCCCGAATGCCGTGCAGTACGCGCGCAATCTTACTGGTGCCGACGCCAACGGCGCATTCGACGCCGAACGCAAGCGCCAGGAAGACATGAACCAGCGGTTGATCTCGAACCAGGGCAACGAGAACCCATTCCAGATCTGGCGTGAACTCGGCGAGTTGATGAGCAAGAACGTTACCGTCACGCGGTACAACAAGAACCTCGACGAGACGGACGCGAAGATCGTTGATCTGCTCGAGCGCTATCGCAACGTGAACCTGAGTGACAAGAGCAAGTGGGCGAACACGTCATTTATCTTTACCCGCCAGCTTTACAACATGCTGCAACTGGCGCGGGTAATCACGCAGGGTGCCCGCATGCGTGACGAATCTCGCGGTTCGCATTACAAGCCGGATTTCCCCGAGCGCGATGATGCCAACTGGCTGAAAACGACCAAGGCATACTTTGCACCCGATGCCGATGAGCCGCGCTTCGAATTCGAACCGGTTGACATCTCATTGATCACGCCGCGCCCGCGCCGCTACGACGTCGCGAAATAG
- the sdhB gene encoding succinate dehydrogenase iron-sulfur subunit, with amino-acid sequence MANKTVIFKIKRQANPDTKPVWEEFELPWKPGMNVISSLMDIALNPKTRDGKATTPITYDSNCLEEICGSCAMLINGKARMACSALVDKLEQPIKLEPFSKFPVVRDLSVDRSVLFENLKAVKAWVPIDGTYDLGSGPRLSPEEQEVAYPLSNCISCCCCMEACPQFNENTGFVGAAAISQVRLFNQHPTGKMLKTERLHALMGDGGIQECGYAQNCVEVCPKDIPLTKSISSVGGQVMKQAIKDIFTR; translated from the coding sequence ATGGCAAATAAGACAGTCATCTTCAAAATCAAGCGCCAGGCCAACCCCGATACCAAGCCGGTATGGGAGGAGTTCGAACTCCCCTGGAAGCCGGGCATGAACGTCATCTCCTCCCTCATGGACATCGCGCTCAACCCGAAAACGCGCGACGGCAAAGCGACGACGCCGATCACGTATGACTCCAATTGTCTCGAGGAGATCTGTGGCTCATGCGCCATGCTCATCAATGGCAAGGCACGCATGGCATGCTCGGCGCTCGTGGATAAACTCGAACAACCGATCAAGCTTGAGCCGTTTTCCAAGTTCCCGGTGGTTCGCGATCTTTCCGTAGACCGGAGTGTTCTGTTCGAGAATCTCAAGGCAGTGAAGGCTTGGGTTCCGATTGACGGCACCTATGACTTGGGATCCGGCCCCAGATTGAGCCCGGAAGAACAGGAAGTCGCCTACCCGCTGTCTAACTGCATCTCGTGTTGCTGCTGCATGGAAGCCTGCCCGCAATTCAATGAAAACACCGGCTTCGTGGGCGCCGCCGCGATATCTCAGGTGCGGCTTTTCAATCAACATCCCACCGGCAAGATGCTTAAGACCGAACGTCTGCACGCGCTCATGGGCGACGGCGGAATCCAGGAATGCGGCTACGCGCAAAACTGCGTGGAAGTCTGCCCGAAAGACATCCCGTTAACCAAGTCGATCTCCAGCGTTGGCGGGCAGGTAATGAAGCAGGCGATCAAGGACATCTTCACCCGCTAG
- a CDS encoding TonB-dependent receptor produces MALHPILPFRKVVLLVVAALLLPTLVFAQAYFGTVSGSIVDTSGAVVPGVNVTLTDMQKGFTFHAQSGSDGHYLFRSIPPGVYRVSTEATGFEKATSTNVKVDINENATANLTLKVGTTTQTVDVAGNAQKIETEDAETGQVINRKFINDLPLISRYVMDLTYLAPGVADMDDQCPNCGGTNFVSNGSRGASADILLDGASTTNFEPNGGVTQATYSPSPEAVEEFKVEQSNFSAEYGFSGASVINMVTRSGTNKFHGSVYDYLRNQVLDANNWFSNYYGDPIPALKRNNYGVTIGGPIIKNRTFFFFDYDGFRESSASSATAGVPTDAMRAGDFGEVCSEKGGSFDSHGICSVTAGQIYDPYQGVYDPGNGGTNRNVAIPYNNLATYASPGNAALIGSPYQLPVHPGNLIDPVAQKMMGLFPKPNISGGSIYQNWYSSGASQGFNDQLDFKIDHRVSEKNLLSGKYSHHWNHNAGFNCFKNFIDPCQGGPNESSANLFAIMTPIRSARHS; encoded by the coding sequence ATGGCATTGCATCCGATTCTCCCCTTTCGAAAAGTTGTACTTCTCGTCGTCGCAGCCCTTCTTCTCCCTACGCTCGTGTTCGCGCAGGCTTACTTCGGTACAGTAAGCGGAAGCATCGTCGATACCAGTGGGGCCGTCGTGCCCGGCGTCAATGTGACGCTGACTGACATGCAAAAGGGCTTCACATTCCATGCGCAATCGGGCAGCGATGGACACTACCTCTTCCGCTCCATTCCCCCGGGGGTTTATCGGGTTTCAACCGAGGCTACGGGCTTCGAGAAAGCGACCAGCACCAACGTCAAAGTTGATATCAACGAGAACGCCACAGCGAACCTGACTCTCAAGGTGGGCACGACCACCCAGACCGTGGATGTTGCCGGGAATGCTCAGAAGATTGAGACCGAGGACGCGGAAACCGGCCAGGTCATCAATCGGAAATTCATCAACGATCTGCCCCTCATTAGCCGCTACGTGATGGACTTGACCTACTTAGCTCCCGGCGTGGCCGACATGGACGACCAATGCCCGAACTGCGGTGGAACGAATTTCGTTTCTAACGGGAGCCGTGGTGCTTCGGCCGACATCTTGCTAGACGGTGCCTCCACCACGAATTTCGAACCGAACGGTGGCGTGACGCAAGCAACGTACTCGCCGTCTCCGGAAGCGGTAGAAGAGTTCAAGGTCGAGCAATCGAATTTCAGCGCGGAATACGGATTCTCAGGAGCGAGCGTCATCAACATGGTGACGCGCTCTGGGACCAACAAGTTTCACGGCAGCGTGTACGACTATCTGCGTAACCAGGTGCTGGACGCCAACAACTGGTTCAGCAATTACTACGGGGATCCCATACCGGCGCTGAAGCGGAACAACTATGGAGTCACCATCGGCGGACCGATCATTAAGAACAGGACCTTCTTCTTTTTCGATTACGACGGTTTCCGCGAATCATCCGCGAGTTCGGCAACGGCGGGTGTTCCCACCGACGCCATGCGGGCCGGCGATTTCGGCGAGGTATGCAGTGAAAAGGGCGGCAGCTTTGACTCCCACGGCATCTGCAGCGTTACGGCCGGACAAATCTACGATCCCTATCAAGGTGTGTACGATCCCGGCAACGGTGGAACCAACCGCAATGTCGCCATTCCGTACAACAACCTGGCCACTTACGCGAGCCCGGGAAACGCGGCGTTGATTGGCAGTCCGTATCAACTTCCGGTTCATCCCGGAAACCTGATCGATCCGGTAGCGCAAAAGATGATGGGCCTCTTCCCGAAGCCGAATATTTCGGGTGGATCGATTTACCAGAACTGGTATAGCTCAGGTGCTTCACAGGGATTCAACGATCAACTCGACTTCAAGATCGACCACCGTGTCTCGGAGAAGAACCTTCTCAGCGGTAAGTACTCGCACCACTGGAACCACAACGCTGGGTTCAACTGCTTCAAGAATTTCATTGATCCTTGCCAGGGCGGCCCCAACGAGTCAAGCGCAAACCTGTTCGCGATCATGACACCCATACGTTCAGCCCGACATTCCTGA
- a CDS encoding carboxypeptidase-like regulatory domain-containing protein, whose product MKRWVLGLVAVSALSLAQEPPPFTTIPSGAYRIAGAVVSLTTGEPLARTRVVVQDTKARQSVQTVMTGDDGHFEFQVPAGKFSLQAARKGFIASAFDQHETFSTAIVTGAGFDTEHLKFKLAPSGIISGRVLDENGEPVRGAIVAVSREFRNSGMPHIQVIRNQVTDDLGQYEITPLQAGTYFLSVHAEPWYAVHPFAAAPPEQTYHVDRALDVAYPTTYYSDTTEPEEATPIPLRGGDHASVDFHLAPEQAIHLVYRYDPATRSMNPPALEQPGLDGPESAEQGIQSNSSPGVLEITGLAAGRYLVHAREGNQYQSATEMDLSGEAQELQQPDAQEAGSINVTLQVTGWTKLPPKMQFALRNGRGRISNFTELDEKGEAKINGVAHGKYEVLIGSNTTRFAVTRVVQNGSAVEGHGLELGSGSATDVVITAVPGTATLEGQVVRKGKGFAGAMVVLVPEDPENHHEMFRRDQSDFDGTFSLPNVIPGKYTILAIEDGWDLDWAKPAVIASYGTKGKQITVNKSDVLKDAVEVQPK is encoded by the coding sequence ATGAAACGGTGGGTGCTCGGCCTGGTCGCAGTCTCGGCGCTGTCCTTGGCGCAGGAGCCGCCACCGTTTACCACGATTCCGTCCGGGGCTTATCGCATTGCGGGCGCCGTCGTGAGTTTGACGACAGGCGAACCGCTGGCGCGCACACGAGTGGTCGTACAAGACACGAAAGCGCGCCAGAGTGTACAGACAGTCATGACCGGCGACGATGGCCACTTCGAGTTCCAGGTGCCGGCTGGAAAATTCAGTTTGCAAGCGGCGCGCAAAGGATTTATCGCGTCAGCGTTTGACCAGCATGAAACGTTCTCGACCGCCATCGTGACCGGCGCTGGCTTCGATACCGAGCATCTGAAATTCAAGCTGGCGCCGAGCGGGATTATTTCGGGGAGAGTTTTGGATGAGAACGGCGAACCTGTAAGAGGCGCGATCGTGGCGGTATCGCGCGAGTTTCGGAACTCCGGGATGCCGCACATCCAGGTCATTCGTAACCAAGTGACTGACGATCTTGGTCAATATGAGATCACTCCACTGCAAGCCGGAACATATTTCCTTTCTGTGCATGCGGAGCCCTGGTACGCGGTGCATCCATTCGCCGCAGCACCGCCGGAGCAGACGTACCACGTAGATCGTGCTTTGGATGTTGCCTATCCAACGACGTACTACTCAGATACGACCGAACCAGAGGAGGCGACGCCGATTCCGTTGCGTGGCGGTGATCATGCATCCGTAGATTTCCATCTCGCGCCCGAGCAGGCGATCCATCTCGTCTACAGATACGATCCCGCCACCCGCAGCATGAATCCGCCCGCCCTTGAGCAGCCCGGTCTCGATGGACCAGAGTCTGCGGAGCAAGGCATCCAATCGAACAGCTCACCTGGGGTTTTGGAGATAACGGGACTTGCTGCCGGAAGGTACTTGGTCCACGCGCGAGAGGGCAATCAGTATCAGAGCGCAACCGAGATGGACCTCAGTGGCGAGGCCCAGGAGCTGCAACAACCGGATGCGCAAGAGGCCGGTTCCATCAATGTGACGCTGCAGGTAACGGGTTGGACAAAATTGCCTCCGAAGATGCAGTTTGCGCTGCGCAACGGTCGCGGTCGAATTTCAAACTTCACCGAACTCGATGAAAAGGGCGAAGCCAAGATCAACGGAGTCGCACATGGGAAGTACGAAGTCCTGATCGGATCGAATACGACACGCTTCGCAGTCACGCGAGTGGTGCAGAACGGTTCCGCGGTCGAAGGACACGGGTTGGAACTCGGTTCGGGAAGCGCCACCGATGTCGTAATCACCGCGGTCCCGGGCACGGCAACGCTTGAAGGCCAAGTCGTCCGCAAGGGGAAGGGATTTGCTGGGGCGATGGTTGTGCTCGTTCCGGAGGATCCCGAGAACCATCACGAAATGTTCCGCCGCGACCAGAGCGATTTCGATGGAACGTTCTCGCTTCCGAACGTCATCCCGGGGAAGTACACGATTCTGGCAATCGAGGACGGATGGGACTTGGATTGGGCGAAGCCTGCGGTCATCGCGTCATACGGCACCAAAGGTAAACAAATCACGGTCAATAAATCAGACGTGTTGAAAGATGCAGTCGAAGTGCAGCCAAAGTAG